Proteins encoded within one genomic window of Candidatus Binatia bacterium:
- a CDS encoding hypothetical protein (possible pseudo, frameshifted) encodes MWLTGFDAPSLHTMYLDKPMRGHGLMQAIARVNRVFRDKPGGLVVDYLGLATELKAALATYTESGGTGRTALNQEEAVALMREKYEICRGLFYGFDWSRWVTGTPAERLSLLPAAQEHILAQENGKDRLLRAARELSQAFALAVPHEEALRIRDDVAFFQAVQAVLAKRAPGQARPEEELEQAVRQIIARAVAPEGVVDIFAAAGLKRPDISILSDEFLSEVRGMPQKNLAVELLQKLLKGEIRARGQKNLVQARSFAEMLERTIRRYQNRAIEAAQVIEELIALARDMREANARGEKLGLSEDELAFYDALEANDSAVKVLGDATLREIARELVQTVRNNVTLDWTLRENVRAQLRVLVKRTLRKYGYPPDKQETATRTILEQAEVLAERWAA; translated from the coding sequence ATGTGGCTTACCGGCTTCGACGCGCCCAGCCTGCACACCATGTACCTGGACAAGCCCATGCGCGGCCACGGCCTGATGCAGGCCATCGCGCGGGTAAACCGGGTCTTCCGCGACAAGCCCGGCGGGCTGGTGGTGGATTACCTGGGGCTGGCTACCGAGCTAAAAGCCGCGCTGGCTACCTACACCGAGAGCGGCGGCACCGGGCGCACCGCGCTCAATCAGGAAGAAGCGGTGGCGCTCATGCGCGAGAAATACGAGATTTGCCGTGGCCTTTTTTACGGCTTCGACTGGTCGAGGTGGGTTACGGGCACGCCGGCGGAACGGCTGAGCCTTCTGCCTGCCGCGCAGGAGCACATCCTCGCTCAGGAGAACGGCAAGGATCGGCTGCTGCGTGCGGCGCGCGAGCTGTCACAAGCGTTCGCGCTGGCTGTGCCGCATGAAGAGGCCCTGCGCATCCGAGACGACGTGGCCTTCTTCCAGGCCGTGCAAGCGGTGCTGGCTAAACGCGCGCCAGGCCAGGCACGGCCCGAGGAGGAACTCGAGCAGGCCGTGCGCCAGATAATCGCCCGTGCGGTGGCACCCGAGGGTGTGGTGGACATTTTCGCAGCAGCGGGGCTCAAGAGGCCGGACATCTCCATACTCTCCGATGAGTTTTTGTCCGAGGTGCGGGGGATGCCGCAGAAAAACCTGGCGGTAGAGCTATTGCAAAAGCTGCTTAAAGGAGAGATTCGGGCTCGAGGACAGAAGAACCTGGTGCAGGCCAGGTCGTTTGCCGAGATGCTCGAGCGAACCATCCGCCGTTACCAGAACCGGGCCATCGAGGCCGCCCAGGTGATTGAAGAACTCATCGCGCTCGCCAGGGATATGCGCGAAGCCAATGCCCGTGGCGAGAAACTCGGCTTATCCGAGGACGAACTGGCCTTCTACGATGCCCTCGAGGCCAACGACAGCGCGGTCAAGGTGCTGGGCGACGCAACCTTGCGGGAAATTGCCCGTGAACTGGTTCAGACGGTGCGCAACAATGTAACCCTCGACTGGACCTTGCGTGAGAATGTGCGGGCGCAGTTGCGCGTGCTGGTCAAACGCACGCTGCGCAAATACGGCTACCCACCCGACAAGCAGGAGACGGCGACCCGCACCATCCTCGAGCAGGCCGAGGTCCTCGCCGAGCGCTGGGCGGCTTAA
- a CDS encoding hypothetical protein (possible pseudo, frameshifted) encodes MRRLSESVVEDAALDWLQGLGWAFEHGPDIAPDGAQPERSDYGQVVLGGRLRDALARLNPELPQEALDEAFRRLTRPEGADVVHRNRAFHRMLVEGVTVEYRRADGSIAGAQVRAIDFEDPENDDWLAVNQFTVAENKHVRRPDVVLFVNGLPLAMIELKNPADENATIWTAFQQLETYKSELPTLFAFDELLVISDGTEARVGTLTAGREWFKPWRTIGGERLAGPAMPELEVVLKGIFERGRFLELLRDFIVFEDQGGGRLNKIAAGYHQFHAVRVAVAETLRAAELRHADRLVERQEGYEAGRRPGGKPGDRRIGVVWHTQGSGKSLTMAFYAGRIIREPAMENPTIVVLTDRNDLDDQLFGTFSRCQDLLRQPPVQAESRAHLRQLLSVEAGGVVFTTIQKFFPEEKGDRHPRLSERRNIVVIADEAHRSQYDFIDGFARHMRDALPNASFIGFTGTPIEKTDAQHARGLRRLHLDLRHPAGGRGPGHRADLLREPPRQARARRSRTPEDRPRVRGGDRGRGDRAEGEAQDQMGAARGDRGHGEAAPARRPGHRGALRAAARGHGGQGHGGLHEPAHLRRALPRDRAAAPPVAPRGRRQGRDQSRDDRLGLRPRRLAAAHPQQAPPRAAG; translated from the coding sequence ATGAGGCGTTTGAGCGAATCCGTCGTCGAGGACGCGGCCCTCGACTGGCTGCAGGGTCTGGGCTGGGCTTTCGAGCATGGGCCGGACATCGCCCCCGACGGGGCGCAGCCGGAAAGGTCGGACTACGGCCAGGTGGTGCTGGGGGGCCGCCTTCGCGACGCCCTGGCGCGCCTCAATCCGGAGCTGCCGCAGGAGGCGCTCGACGAAGCCTTCCGCCGGCTCACCCGCCCGGAAGGCGCCGACGTGGTCCACCGCAACCGGGCCTTCCACCGCATGCTGGTCGAAGGCGTCACCGTCGAGTACCGCCGGGCAGATGGCTCCATCGCGGGCGCGCAGGTGCGGGCGATCGACTTCGAGGATCCCGAGAACGACGACTGGCTCGCGGTCAATCAGTTCACGGTGGCGGAAAACAAGCACGTCCGCAGGCCCGACGTCGTTCTCTTCGTCAACGGCCTTCCGCTCGCGATGATCGAGCTCAAGAACCCCGCGGACGAGAACGCGACGATCTGGACGGCCTTCCAGCAGCTCGAGACCTACAAGAGCGAGCTTCCGACGCTTTTTGCCTTCGACGAGCTGCTCGTGATCTCGGACGGAACGGAGGCGCGCGTCGGCACGCTCACGGCGGGGCGGGAGTGGTTCAAGCCCTGGCGGACGATCGGGGGCGAGCGGCTCGCCGGTCCGGCGATGCCGGAGCTGGAGGTCGTGCTCAAGGGGATCTTCGAGCGGGGGCGATTCCTCGAGCTTCTTCGCGACTTCATCGTGTTCGAAGACCAGGGCGGCGGTCGGCTGAACAAGATCGCGGCGGGATACCACCAGTTCCACGCCGTCCGCGTGGCGGTGGCGGAAACCTTGCGGGCCGCGGAGCTGCGGCATGCGGATCGGCTCGTGGAGCGGCAGGAGGGCTACGAGGCGGGCCGCCGACCGGGCGGCAAACCGGGAGACCGGCGGATCGGAGTCGTCTGGCATACGCAGGGATCGGGGAAAAGTCTCACGATGGCGTTCTACGCGGGCCGCATCATCCGCGAGCCGGCGATGGAAAACCCCACGATCGTGGTCCTCACGGACCGCAACGACCTGGACGACCAGCTCTTCGGGACGTTCTCTCGATGCCAGGACCTCCTGCGCCAGCCTCCCGTGCAGGCCGAGTCCCGCGCTCATCTCCGCCAGCTCTTGAGCGTCGAGGCCGGCGGCGTCGTTTTCACGACGATCCAGAAATTCTTCCCGGAAGAGAAGGGAGACCGGCACCCCAGGCTCTCGGAGCGGCGGAACATCGTCGTCATCGCCGACGAAGCCCACCGGAGCCAGTACGATTTCATCGACGGCTTCGCCCGCCACATGCGCGATGCCCTGCCCAATGCCTCCTTCATCGGCTTTACCGGCACGCCGATCGAGAAGACCGACGCGCAACACGCGCGCGGTCTTCGGCGACTACATCTCGATCTACGACATCCAGCGGGCGGTCGAGGACCGGGCCACCGTGCCGATCTACTACGAGAGCCGCCTCGCCAAGCTCGCGCTCGACGAAGCCGAACGCCCGAGGATCGACCCCGAGTTCGAGGAGGTGACCGAGGGCGAGGAGATCGAGCGGAAGGAGAAGCTCAAGACCAAATGGGCGCAGCTCGAGGCGATCGTGGGCACGGAGAAGCGGCTCCGGCTCGTCGCCCGGGACATCGTGGAGCACTTCGAGCGGCGGCTCGAGGCCATGGAGGGCAAGGCCATGGTGGTCTGCATGAGCCGGCGCATCTGCGTCGAGCTCTACCGCGAGATCGTGCGGCTGCGCCCCCGGTGGCACCACGAGGACGACGACAAGGGCGCGATCAAAGTCGTGATGACCGGCTCGGCCTCCGACCCCGCCGACTGGCAGCCGCACATCCGCAACAAGCCCCGCCGCGAGCTGCTGGCTAA
- the coaX gene encoding type III pantothenate kinase has translation MTTVLTVDVGNSRVKLRLWGARAAADLPVRGVERRLGKLLDGWREEGLSPDAALLTSVATPERTRAIVRVLGDFCRSVVLDPEPPLENRYERPEEVGRDRLYAASGAYVLLGRSAVVVDAGTALTVDALRVEGSKGVFCGGSIFPGPELLAQALARRTAKLPRFVPEPWGRACGRSTLDALRGGVALGFRGAASWLVESLAREAEIEQAPVVLTGGARRFLLEPFPFTERELRVEPDLVAVGLLVSGGFGELLDSREERG, from the coding sequence ATGACGACGGTTCTTACGGTCGACGTGGGGAACAGCCGCGTGAAGCTCCGGCTCTGGGGCGCGCGGGCGGCTGCGGACCTCCCTGTACGAGGCGTGGAGCGCCGGCTCGGAAAGCTCCTCGACGGGTGGCGGGAGGAAGGTCTTTCCCCCGACGCGGCCCTTCTCACGAGCGTCGCCACGCCGGAAAGGACGCGTGCCATCGTTCGGGTCCTGGGCGACTTCTGCCGCAGCGTCGTCCTCGACCCCGAGCCTCCCCTCGAAAATCGCTACGAGCGTCCCGAAGAAGTGGGACGCGACCGGCTTTACGCCGCGTCGGGAGCGTACGTACTCCTCGGCCGCTCGGCCGTCGTCGTGGACGCCGGGACGGCGCTCACGGTCGACGCCTTGCGGGTCGAGGGCTCGAAGGGCGTCTTTTGCGGCGGGTCGATCTTTCCGGGCCCCGAGTTGCTCGCGCAGGCCCTGGCCCGCAGGACGGCGAAGCTTCCGCGTTTCGTGCCCGAGCCCTGGGGTCGCGCCTGCGGGAGGTCGACGCTCGATGCCTTGCGCGGCGGCGTGGCGCTGGGCTTCCGGGGAGCGGCGTCGTGGCTCGTGGAATCCCTGGCACGCGAGGCGGAGATCGAGCAGGCGCCCGTGGTCCTTACGGGCGGGGCCCGGAGGTTCCTCCTCGAGCCGTTCCCTTTCACCGAGCGCGAGCTTCGAGTCGAGCCGGATCTCGTTGCCGTGGGGCTCCTCGTCTCCGGTGGATTCGGGGAGCTTCTGGATTCGCGGGAAGAACGGGGCTAG